From a single Nymphaea colorata isolate Beijing-Zhang1983 chromosome 4, ASM883128v2, whole genome shotgun sequence genomic region:
- the LOC116253032 gene encoding magnesium transporter MRS2-3 isoform X3: protein MRSRVPAAKPGVSPLEEEPAAAAATMDGWAARPRKKGTGLLRTWMKVDSSGQAQVIEAGKHAIMRRTGLPARDLRILDPLLSYPSTVLGRERAIVINLEHIKAIITAQEVLLLNSKDPAVSPFVEELQRRILRSHHALKQQQMQRTQLHQQARTLEQEAHPALDKLTSKISTLNLERVRQIKSRLVAITGRVQKVRDELEHLLDDDDDMAEMYLTDKLMQQRLDESSSFASLQERGDSMDEQALPSDMDDRRMPVEASLETNELSDSYQPDIHNLDKEDSLLNESSMLRVDSHGTHAVSTDSSNKHLDVEELEMLLEAYFVQIDGTLNKLSTLREYVDDTEDYINIMLDDKQNHLLQMGVMLTTATLVVSAFVVVAGIFGMNINIDLFEKEKAGMPQFLLTVGGGTTGSIIIYIIAIAWCKHKRLLE from the exons atgAGGTCTCGGGTTCCGGCGGCGAAGCCCGGCGTCTCTCCTTTGGAGGAGGAGCCGGCAGCGGCGGCTGCGACGATGGACGGGTGGGCAGCGCGTCCAAGGAAGAAGGGGACGGGGTTGCTACGGACGTGGATGAAGGTGGACTCGTCGGGTCAGGCACAGGTGATCGAGGCCGGGAAGCACGCCATCATGCGCCGGACGGGGCTGCCGGCGCGCGACCTCCGCATCCTTGACCCGCTTCTCTCATACCCATCGACGGTGCTCGGTCGAGAGCGGGCGATCGTCATCAATCTTGAGCACATCAAGGCCATCATCACCGCCCAGGAGGTTCTCCTACTAAACTCCAAGGACCCCGCCGTCTCGCCCTTTGTCGAAGAGCTCCAGCGCCGGATTCTCCGATCCCATCACGCCCTCAAGCAGCAGCAGATGCAACGAACGCAGTTGCATCAGCAG GCAAGAACACTGGAACAGGAAGCACATCCAGCACTAGATAAGTTGACATCCAAGATTAGCACACTTAACTTGGAGCGTGTCCGTCAGATCAAGAGTCGTTTGGTTGCAATAACTGGCCGAGTCCAAAAG GTCAGGGATGAGCTTGAACATCtattagatgatgatgatgatatggCAGAAATGTACTTGACGGACAAATTGATGCAGCAGAGACTTGATGAATCATCCTCTTTTGCTTCATTACAAGAGAGAGGAGATAGCATGGATGAACAGGCTCTTCCCTCAGACATGGATGATCGCAG GATGCCTGTTGAAGCATCTTTGGAAACAAACGAACTTTCAGACAGTTATCAACCTGATATCCATAATTTGGATAAGGAGGATAGTCTACTTaatgagtctagcatgcttAGAGTAGACAGTCATGGAACTCATGCTGTAAGCACAGACAGTAGCAACAAACATCTTGATGTGGAGGAGCTTGAAATGCTCCTTGAAGCATATTTTGTACAGATTGATGGTACTCTCAACAAATTGTCTACG CTGCGAGAGTATGTGGATGACACTGAGGATTACATCAACATAATGCTCGACGACAAACAGAACCACCTGTTGCAGATGGGAGTTATGTTGACCACTGCAACTCTTGTTGTGAGTGCGTTTGTTGTTGTTGCCGGCATTTTTGGCATGAACATaaacattgatttatttgagaaggaaaaggctGGGATGCCCCAGTTCTTGTTAACCGTTGGAGGCGGCACCACAGGCAGTATCATTATCTACATCATTGCCATTGCATGGTGCAAGCACAAGCGCCTATTGGAATGA
- the LOC116253032 gene encoding magnesium transporter MRS2-3 isoform X2, translated as MRSRVPAAKPGVSPLEEEPAAAAATMDGWAARPRKKGTGLLRTWMKVDSSGQAQVIEAGKHAIMRRTGLPARDLRILDPLLSYPSTVLGRERAIVINLEHIKAIITAQEVLLLNSKDPAVSPFVEELQRRILRSHHALKQQQMQRTQLHQQEDRNGSGDAAEWQSGYDSTVSPNNAYVNLNTGYGGEDGKGEGRLPVFENSDGSRLLPFEFIALEACLEAACSCLETEARTLEQEAHPALDKLTSKISTLNLERVRQIKSRLVAITGRVQKVRDELEHLLDDDDDMAEMYLTDKLMQQRLDESSSFASLQERGDSMDEQALPSDMDDRRMPVEASLETNELSDSYQPDIHNLDKEDSLLNESSMLRVDSHGTHAVSTDSSNKHLDVEELEMLLEAYFVQIDGTLNKLSTLREYVDDTEDYINIMLDDKQNHLLQMGVMLTTATLVVSAFVVVAGIFGMNINIDLFEKEKAGMPQFLLTVGGGTTGSIIIYIIAIAWCKHKRLLE; from the exons atgAGGTCTCGGGTTCCGGCGGCGAAGCCCGGCGTCTCTCCTTTGGAGGAGGAGCCGGCAGCGGCGGCTGCGACGATGGACGGGTGGGCAGCGCGTCCAAGGAAGAAGGGGACGGGGTTGCTACGGACGTGGATGAAGGTGGACTCGTCGGGTCAGGCACAGGTGATCGAGGCCGGGAAGCACGCCATCATGCGCCGGACGGGGCTGCCGGCGCGCGACCTCCGCATCCTTGACCCGCTTCTCTCATACCCATCGACGGTGCTCGGTCGAGAGCGGGCGATCGTCATCAATCTTGAGCACATCAAGGCCATCATCACCGCCCAGGAGGTTCTCCTACTAAACTCCAAGGACCCCGCCGTCTCGCCCTTTGTCGAAGAGCTCCAGCGCCGGATTCTCCGATCCCATCACGCCCTCAAGCAGCAGCAGATGCAACGAACGCAGTTGCATCAGCAG GAAGATAGGAACGGCAGCGGGGACGCTGCGGAATGGCAAAGTGGGTATGATTCGACGGTCAGCCCGAACAATGCCTATGTGAATTTGAATACCGGGTATGGTGGAGAGGACggaaagggagaggggaggCTTCCGGTGTTTGAAAATTCAGATGGGTCTCGGCTTCTTCCTTTTGAATTTATTGCGTTGGAGGCATGCCTCGAGGCTGCTTGTAGTTGTCTAGAGACTGAG GCAAGAACACTGGAACAGGAAGCACATCCAGCACTAGATAAGTTGACATCCAAGATTAGCACACTTAACTTGGAGCGTGTCCGTCAGATCAAGAGTCGTTTGGTTGCAATAACTGGCCGAGTCCAAAAG GTCAGGGATGAGCTTGAACATCtattagatgatgatgatgatatggCAGAAATGTACTTGACGGACAAATTGATGCAGCAGAGACTTGATGAATCATCCTCTTTTGCTTCATTACAAGAGAGAGGAGATAGCATGGATGAACAGGCTCTTCCCTCAGACATGGATGATCGCAG GATGCCTGTTGAAGCATCTTTGGAAACAAACGAACTTTCAGACAGTTATCAACCTGATATCCATAATTTGGATAAGGAGGATAGTCTACTTaatgagtctagcatgcttAGAGTAGACAGTCATGGAACTCATGCTGTAAGCACAGACAGTAGCAACAAACATCTTGATGTGGAGGAGCTTGAAATGCTCCTTGAAGCATATTTTGTACAGATTGATGGTACTCTCAACAAATTGTCTACG CTGCGAGAGTATGTGGATGACACTGAGGATTACATCAACATAATGCTCGACGACAAACAGAACCACCTGTTGCAGATGGGAGTTATGTTGACCACTGCAACTCTTGTTGTGAGTGCGTTTGTTGTTGTTGCCGGCATTTTTGGCATGAACATaaacattgatttatttgagaaggaaaaggctGGGATGCCCCAGTTCTTGTTAACCGTTGGAGGCGGCACCACAGGCAGTATCATTATCTACATCATTGCCATTGCATGGTGCAAGCACAAGCGCCTATTGGAATGA
- the LOC116253032 gene encoding magnesium transporter MRS2-3 isoform X1, whose translation MRSRVPAAKPGVSPLEEEPAAAAATMDGWAARPRKKGTGLLRTWMKVDSSGQAQVIEAGKHAIMRRTGLPARDLRILDPLLSYPSTVLGRERAIVINLEHIKAIITAQEVLLLNSKDPAVSPFVEELQRRILRSHHALKQQQMQRTQLHQQKEDRNGSGDAAEWQSGYDSTVSPNNAYVNLNTGYGGEDGKGEGRLPVFENSDGSRLLPFEFIALEACLEAACSCLETEARTLEQEAHPALDKLTSKISTLNLERVRQIKSRLVAITGRVQKVRDELEHLLDDDDDMAEMYLTDKLMQQRLDESSSFASLQERGDSMDEQALPSDMDDRRMPVEASLETNELSDSYQPDIHNLDKEDSLLNESSMLRVDSHGTHAVSTDSSNKHLDVEELEMLLEAYFVQIDGTLNKLSTLREYVDDTEDYINIMLDDKQNHLLQMGVMLTTATLVVSAFVVVAGIFGMNINIDLFEKEKAGMPQFLLTVGGGTTGSIIIYIIAIAWCKHKRLLE comes from the exons atgAGGTCTCGGGTTCCGGCGGCGAAGCCCGGCGTCTCTCCTTTGGAGGAGGAGCCGGCAGCGGCGGCTGCGACGATGGACGGGTGGGCAGCGCGTCCAAGGAAGAAGGGGACGGGGTTGCTACGGACGTGGATGAAGGTGGACTCGTCGGGTCAGGCACAGGTGATCGAGGCCGGGAAGCACGCCATCATGCGCCGGACGGGGCTGCCGGCGCGCGACCTCCGCATCCTTGACCCGCTTCTCTCATACCCATCGACGGTGCTCGGTCGAGAGCGGGCGATCGTCATCAATCTTGAGCACATCAAGGCCATCATCACCGCCCAGGAGGTTCTCCTACTAAACTCCAAGGACCCCGCCGTCTCGCCCTTTGTCGAAGAGCTCCAGCGCCGGATTCTCCGATCCCATCACGCCCTCAAGCAGCAGCAGATGCAACGAACGCAGTTGCATCAGCAG AAGGAAGATAGGAACGGCAGCGGGGACGCTGCGGAATGGCAAAGTGGGTATGATTCGACGGTCAGCCCGAACAATGCCTATGTGAATTTGAATACCGGGTATGGTGGAGAGGACggaaagggagaggggaggCTTCCGGTGTTTGAAAATTCAGATGGGTCTCGGCTTCTTCCTTTTGAATTTATTGCGTTGGAGGCATGCCTCGAGGCTGCTTGTAGTTGTCTAGAGACTGAG GCAAGAACACTGGAACAGGAAGCACATCCAGCACTAGATAAGTTGACATCCAAGATTAGCACACTTAACTTGGAGCGTGTCCGTCAGATCAAGAGTCGTTTGGTTGCAATAACTGGCCGAGTCCAAAAG GTCAGGGATGAGCTTGAACATCtattagatgatgatgatgatatggCAGAAATGTACTTGACGGACAAATTGATGCAGCAGAGACTTGATGAATCATCCTCTTTTGCTTCATTACAAGAGAGAGGAGATAGCATGGATGAACAGGCTCTTCCCTCAGACATGGATGATCGCAG GATGCCTGTTGAAGCATCTTTGGAAACAAACGAACTTTCAGACAGTTATCAACCTGATATCCATAATTTGGATAAGGAGGATAGTCTACTTaatgagtctagcatgcttAGAGTAGACAGTCATGGAACTCATGCTGTAAGCACAGACAGTAGCAACAAACATCTTGATGTGGAGGAGCTTGAAATGCTCCTTGAAGCATATTTTGTACAGATTGATGGTACTCTCAACAAATTGTCTACG CTGCGAGAGTATGTGGATGACACTGAGGATTACATCAACATAATGCTCGACGACAAACAGAACCACCTGTTGCAGATGGGAGTTATGTTGACCACTGCAACTCTTGTTGTGAGTGCGTTTGTTGTTGTTGCCGGCATTTTTGGCATGAACATaaacattgatttatttgagaaggaaaaggctGGGATGCCCCAGTTCTTGTTAACCGTTGGAGGCGGCACCACAGGCAGTATCATTATCTACATCATTGCCATTGCATGGTGCAAGCACAAGCGCCTATTGGAATGA